Proteins from one Procambarus clarkii isolate CNS0578487 chromosome 8, FALCON_Pclarkii_2.0, whole genome shotgun sequence genomic window:
- the LOC123759692 gene encoding uncharacterized protein: METTPTVKKKKEKEEGGGRRRRRNRRQQGTVCLLQLGKVMDGAQMNSLIERNVNFNTVKDGIQWFNLQTTVKIQDEENNIQVLSVGSPNERPTKCILLLGETGAGKTTIVNAMVNFVFGVKFEDNFRLQIKDQRISSDRKDTESQTDFITVYLFYHQEGMTCNFNLAVIDTPGLADTRGLQHQDNVMSQLEIFLTSDFGIDDLSCIGLVAKANTNRDFTFQKDILREIVSLLGDNVPEITQLFATFAVEKPMVDQIVRNAGVKFNDMFEFDNGVLCTPHNISSSPCKRGKDMLLFRWEIMIEQYERFFAAFTNAPTVSVKLLRERKLLDKSLKILKGKVEELGKLLTALELNKKILSKYELQEAKNKSWRHERTIRKKDRLGIEDGFHAHNCPVCNQTCIFPCPPEKGNNNAGFIGGIAGVLGGSAAGAAAAQATLNNVVAATRAATSSGIAASIGGWVTRVLGGSVAVSEVGGAAAAAAAGVPGVPGIIVGGVVGITIGVVTGTCCGKFLTQNSCLVPGRGDVCGEHGCLHSLSQHLREEERIIEYNELEVKVNEDIKELFDVAVSKRKDAMAKITNGKQKIHLYKKDIVQNTLQLLFHAKKIQEMSSTIDTQGLLDKLIAEVRLGEPDHIHHAVEILQILKKAIKRLSNYNIDQTNDNFNMMMKLLERLPDTHQ; encoded by the exons ATGGAAACTACGCCTACCGTAAagaagaagaaagagaaagaggaaggaggaggaagaagaaggaggaggaatagGAGGCAACAGGGAACA GTGTGTCTACTTCAACTGGGTAAAGTAATGGACGGAGCACAGATGAACAGCCTAATTGAAAGAAATGTTAACTTTAATACTGTAAAAGATGGAATACAGTGGTTTAATTTGCAGACTACAGTTAAAATCCAGGATGAAGAAAACAACATACAAGTCCTGTCTGTTGGAAGTCCAAACGAAAGGCCAACAAAATGCATTTTACTACTGGGAGAAACAGGAGCTGGGAAAACCACTATAGTTAATGCAATGGTCAACTTTGTGTTTGGTGTTAAGTTTGAAGACAATTTTCGTTTGCAAATAAAGGATCAGAGGATTAGTAGTGATAGGAAGGACACAGAAAGTCAAACAGATTTTATCACTGTATATCTATTCTATCATCAAGAAGGAATGACATGCAATTTCAATTTAGCAGTAATAGACACTCCAGGATTGGCTGATACTAGAGGTTTACAACATCAGGATAATGTTATGAGTCAATTAGAAATATTTTTGACATCAGACTTTGGAATAGATGATTTAAGCTGCATTGGACTAGTCGCCAAAGCAAATACTAATCGAGATTTCACATTTCAAAAGGACATATTAAGAGAGATTGTTTCACTGCTTGGAGATAATGTGCCAGAGATTACACAGCTTTTTGCTACTTTTGCagttgagaaacccatggttgacCAGATTGTCAGAAATGCAGGAGTGAAATTCAATGATATGTTTGAATTTGATAATGGGGTACTCTGTACTCCTCACAATATTAGTTCTAGCCCATGTAAGAGAGGTAAAGATATGCTTTTATTTAGGTGGGAAATTATGATTGAACAATATGAAAGATTCTTTGCTGCCTTTACAAATGCTCCCACTGTAAGTGTAAAGCTTTTGCGTGAGAGGAAGCTCTTGGATAAATCATTGAAAATATTGAAAGGGAAGGTTGAGGAGTTGGGTAAATTACTTACTGCATTGGAGTTAAAtaagaaaatactgagtaaatatgAATTACAAGAAGCAAAGAACAAAAGTTGGAGGCATGAAAGGACTATaagaaaaaaagatagactgggaaTAGAGGATGGTTTTCATGCACATAATTGCCCTGTGTGTAACCAGACCTGTATATTTCCCTGCCCACCAGAGAAGGGCAACAATAATGCTGGTTTTATTGGAGGAATAGCAGGTGTTCTAGGTGGATCAGCTGCTGGAGCTGCTGCTGCTCAAGCTACTTTGAATAATGTAGTTGCTGCAACTAGAGCTGCTACTAGTTCTGGGATTGCTGCATCAATTGGAGGTTGGGTGACGAGAGTTTTAGGTGGATCAGTTGCAGTAAGTGAAGTTGGtggtgcagctgctgctgctgctgctggtgttcctggtgttcctggtattattgttggtggtgttgttggtattACCATTGGTGTTGTAACTGGAACTTGTTGTGGCAAATTTCTCACACAGAATTCTTGCCTTGTTCCTGGAAGAGGGGATGTATGTGGTGAACATGGATGCTTACATTCTTTGTCTCAACACCTTAGAGAAGAGGAAAGGATTATAGAATATAATGAATTAGAAGTGAAAGTAAATGAAGATATCAAGGAACTTTTTGATGTAGCAGTATCCAAAAGAAAAGATGCAATGGCAAAAATTACAAATGGTAAACAGAAAATACATTTATATAAAAAAGATATTGTTCAAAACACGCTGCAGTTGCTTTTTCATGCAAAGAAAATACAGGAGATGTCCTCAACTATAGATACACAAGGTCTCCTTGATAAGTTAATTGCTGAAGTGCGATTGGGTGAGCCAGACCACATTCACCATGCAGTAGAGATTTTACAAATACTTAAAAAGGCTATAAAAAGGCTTTCAAATTACAACATTGATCAAACCAATGACAATTTTAACATGATGATGAAACTTCTGGAGAGACTTCCTGACACACATCAATAA